The proteins below come from a single Perca flavescens isolate YP-PL-M2 chromosome 8, PFLA_1.0, whole genome shotgun sequence genomic window:
- the LOC114559661 gene encoding gastrula zinc finger protein xFG20-1-like isoform X2: MDGGGTRPHSADAQQLLVVTKEVKQEDTKPPRISLSSPDAQQLLVVKQEVKQEDTKPPRIKEEQEELWISQEGEQLQGLEEADIKFPFTSVPVKSEEDDGEKAQSSQLHESQTEENREAERTGADGEDCGGPEPGRNSDPDSPLQPATHDKTSDSSEPETDDSGDWEDTREPQSGLNSLQNNEEPGSDVEPLQKQFCCSLCGKRFSRKYSLTTHMRLHSEGKHLTCSVCKAIFSHSSTLAVHMRTHTGEKPFSCSVCSKRFAQLPTLKQHLTVHTGEKPFSCSLCRKKFAHHSTLRQHLTVHTGEKSFSCSVCRKKFARHSNLTRHLTVHSGEKQFSCSVCDKRFTDYSNLKRHLTVHTGEKPFSCSVCNKRFNRQDSVKSHKCVGESSGNK, translated from the exons ATGGACGGAGGCGGAACTCGGCCACACAGCGCTG ACGCCCAGCAACTGTTGGTGGTTACAAAAGAGGTTAAGCAGGAGGACACAAAGCCCCCACGCATTTCCCTATCCTCGCCAGACGCCCAGCAACTGTTGGTGGTTAAACAAGAGGTTAAGCAGGAGGACACAAAGCCCCCAcgcattaaagaggaacaggaggaactctggatcagtcaggagggagagcagcttcaagggctggaggaggctgatatcaagTTCCCGTTCACttctgtccctgtgaagagtgaagaagatgatggagagaaagctcagtcctcacagcttcatgaAAGCCAAACTGAGGAGaacagagaggcagaaagaaCAGGAGCTGATGGGGAGGACTGTGGAGGGCCAGAACCAGGCAGGAACTCAGATCCAGATAGTCCTTTACAACCAGCTACTCATGACAAGACTTCAGACTCCtctgaacctgagactgatgacagtggtGACTGGGAGGATACTAGGGAACCTCAGTCAGGTTTAAACTCTCTGCAAAACAATGAAGAACCTGGAAGTGATGTAGAACCTCTGCAGAAACAATTTTGCTGCTCACTTTGTGGTAAAAGATTCTCTCGGAAGTACTCCTTAACCACTCACATGAGACTTCATTCAGAAGGAAAACATTTGACCTGCTCAGTTTGTAAAGCAATTTTCTCTCACAGCAGCACTTTGGCTGTgcacatgagaactcacacaggggagaaaccatttagctgttCAGTATGTAGTAAAAGATTTGCACAGTTGCCAACTCTGAAACAACACTTGACTGTCCACACTGGGGAGAAACCATTTAGTTGTTCTTTGTGTAGAAAAAAATTTGCACACCACAGTACTCTGAGGCAACATTTAACTGTCCACACTGGGGAGAAATCATTTAGTTGTTCAGTTTGTAGAAAAAAATTTGCACGCCACAGCAATCTGACACGACACTTGACTGTCCACTCCGGAGAGAAACAATTTAGTTGTTCTGTTTGTGATAAAAGATTTACAGACTATAGTAATCTGAAACGACACTTGACTGTCCACACCGGGGAGAAACCATTTAGTTGCAGCGTTTGCAATAAAAGATTCAATCGGCAGGATAGTGTCAAAAGTCACAAGTGTGTTGGTGAGAGCAGCGGAAATAAATGA
- the LOC114559665 gene encoding gastrula zinc finger protein XlCGF71.1-like, protein MRLHSEGKHLTCSVCKAIFSLRSNLAVHMRTHTGEKPFSCSVCSKRFAQLPTLKHHLTVHTGEKPFSCSFCRKTFSRHSNLTRHLTVHSGEKQFSCSVCDKRFTDYSNLKRHLTKHTGEKPFSCSVCRKTFSRNSNLTRHLTVHTGEKQFSCSVCDKRFTDYSNLKQHLTVHTGEKPFSCSFCAKVFAHHSNMRQHLTVHTGEKSFSCSVCRQRFSRHSNLTRHLTVHSGEKPFSCSVCDKRLNRQDSIKSHKCVGESGGNAQSCTDAC, encoded by the coding sequence ATGAGACTTCATTCAGAAGGAAAACATTTGACCTGCTCAGTTTGTAAAGCAATTTTCTCTCTCCGCAGCAATTTGGCTGTgcacatgagaactcacacaggagagaaaccatttagctgttCAGTATGTAGTAAAAGATTTGCACAGTTGCCAACTCTGAAACACCACTTGACTGTCCACACTGGGGAGAAaccatttagttgttcattTTGTAGAAAAACATTTTCACGCCATAGCAATCTGACACGGCACTTGACTGTCCACTCCGGAGAGAAACAATTTAGTTGTTCTGTTTGTGATAAAAGATTTACGGACTATAGTAATCTGAAACGACACTTGACTAAACACACCGGGGAGAAACCATTTAGTTGTTCAGTTTGTAGGAAAACATTTTCACGCAATAGCAATCTGACACGGCACTTGACTGTCCACACTGGGGAGAAACAATTTAGTTGTTCTGTTTGTGATAAAAGATTTACGGACTATAGTAATCTGAAACAACACTTGACCGTCCACACCGGGGAGAAaccatttagttgttcattTTGTGCCAAAGTATTTGCACACCACAGTAATATGAGGCAACACTTGACTGTCCACACTGGGGAAAAATCATTTAGTTGTTCAGTTTGTAGACAAAGATTTTCACGCCATAGCAATCTGACACGACACTTGACCGTCCACTCCGGGGAGAAACCATTTAGTTGCAGTGTTTGCGATAAAAGATTAAATcgacaggatagcatcaaaagTCACAAGTGTGTTGGTGAGAGCGGCGGAAATGCACAAAGCTGCACAGATGCTTGCTGA
- the LOC114559661 gene encoding zinc finger protein 135-like isoform X1: MSKVQMLRDFVNQRLTAAAEEIFELFERTIAEYEEELGRSKEENERQQKLLDAVCNPEVRLHRADAQQLLVVTKEVKQEDTKPPRISLSSPDAQQLLVVKQEVKQEDTKPPRIKEEQEELWISQEGEQLQGLEEADIKFPFTSVPVKSEEDDGEKAQSSQLHESQTEENREAERTGADGEDCGGPEPGRNSDPDSPLQPATHDKTSDSSEPETDDSGDWEDTREPQSGLNSLQNNEEPGSDVEPLQKQFCCSLCGKRFSRKYSLTTHMRLHSEGKHLTCSVCKAIFSHSSTLAVHMRTHTGEKPFSCSVCSKRFAQLPTLKQHLTVHTGEKPFSCSLCRKKFAHHSTLRQHLTVHTGEKSFSCSVCRKKFARHSNLTRHLTVHSGEKQFSCSVCDKRFTDYSNLKRHLTVHTGEKPFSCSVCNKRFNRQDSVKSHKCVGESSGNK, translated from the exons ATGTCTAAAGTCCAAATGCTGAGAGATTTTGTGAACCAGCGACTAActgcggctgctgaagagatatttgagctgtttgaaagaacgatagcagagtacgaggaggaaCTTGGTCGTTCAAAAGAGGAGAACGAGCGACAACAGAAACTACTGGACGCCGTTTGCAACCCTGAAGTCCGGTTACACAGAGCAG ACGCCCAGCAACTGTTGGTGGTTACAAAAGAGGTTAAGCAGGAGGACACAAAGCCCCCACGCATTTCCCTATCCTCGCCAGACGCCCAGCAACTGTTGGTGGTTAAACAAGAGGTTAAGCAGGAGGACACAAAGCCCCCAcgcattaaagaggaacaggaggaactctggatcagtcaggagggagagcagcttcaagggctggaggaggctgatatcaagTTCCCGTTCACttctgtccctgtgaagagtgaagaagatgatggagagaaagctcagtcctcacagcttcatgaAAGCCAAACTGAGGAGaacagagaggcagaaagaaCAGGAGCTGATGGGGAGGACTGTGGAGGGCCAGAACCAGGCAGGAACTCAGATCCAGATAGTCCTTTACAACCAGCTACTCATGACAAGACTTCAGACTCCtctgaacctgagactgatgacagtggtGACTGGGAGGATACTAGGGAACCTCAGTCAGGTTTAAACTCTCTGCAAAACAATGAAGAACCTGGAAGTGATGTAGAACCTCTGCAGAAACAATTTTGCTGCTCACTTTGTGGTAAAAGATTCTCTCGGAAGTACTCCTTAACCACTCACATGAGACTTCATTCAGAAGGAAAACATTTGACCTGCTCAGTTTGTAAAGCAATTTTCTCTCACAGCAGCACTTTGGCTGTgcacatgagaactcacacaggggagaaaccatttagctgttCAGTATGTAGTAAAAGATTTGCACAGTTGCCAACTCTGAAACAACACTTGACTGTCCACACTGGGGAGAAACCATTTAGTTGTTCTTTGTGTAGAAAAAAATTTGCACACCACAGTACTCTGAGGCAACATTTAACTGTCCACACTGGGGAGAAATCATTTAGTTGTTCAGTTTGTAGAAAAAAATTTGCACGCCACAGCAATCTGACACGACACTTGACTGTCCACTCCGGAGAGAAACAATTTAGTTGTTCTGTTTGTGATAAAAGATTTACAGACTATAGTAATCTGAAACGACACTTGACTGTCCACACCGGGGAGAAACCATTTAGTTGCAGCGTTTGCAATAAAAGATTCAATCGGCAGGATAGTGTCAAAAGTCACAAGTGTGTTGGTGAGAGCAGCGGAAATAAATGA
- the LOC114559662 gene encoding zinc finger protein 260-like produces MSIVQMLRAFVNQRLTAAAEEICELFVRTIAEYEEELCRSKENHRQLKLLDAADCNPKVRLHRADIQQLSMVEEDVPLEQQEWSSSLDQEDPDPPPHIKEELWTSQEGEQLQGLEEPDILFMFTSVPVKSEEDDEGKAQSSQLHESQTEENRESERTEADGEDWGGPEPARNSDPDSPLQPATHDKTSDSSEPETDDSGDWEETREPQSGLNSLQNNEEPGSDVECNTGNTSVSSSGCAGRFGHEEHLQKPTGVQKKRKTYCCSVCGKGYTRIKSLRIHLRFHSEGNGFPCSVCKAIFKKPSSLTIHMRIHTGEKPFSCSVCGKRYAQKGNLRQHLIAHTHKPFSCSVCGKGFSMNETLTTHMRLHSENASPAQFVK; encoded by the exons ATGTCTATAGTTCAAATGCTGAGAGCTTTTGTCAACCAGCGACTAActgcggctgctgaagagatatGTGAGCTGTTTGTAAGAAcgatagcagagtacgaggaggaaCTTTGTCGTTCAAAAGAAAATCACCGACAACTGAAACTACTGGACGCCGCTGACTGCAACCCTAAAGTCCGgttacacagagcag ACATCCAGCAGCTGTCGATGGTTGAAGAAGATGTTCCCCTtgagcagcaggagtggagctccagtctggaccaggaggacccagacccccccccacacattaaagaggaactctggaccagtcaggagggagagcagcttcaagggctggaggagccTGATATCCTGTTCATGTTCACttctgtccctgtgaagagcgaagaagatgatgaagggaaagctcagtcctcacagcttcatgaAAGCCAAACTGAGGAgaacagagagtcagagagaacagaagctgatggagaggactggggaggaccagaaccagccaggaactcagaTCCAGATAGTCCTTTACAACCAGCTACTCATGACAAGACTTCAGACTCCtctgaacctgagactgatgacagtggtGACTGGGAGGAGACTAGGGAACCTCAGTCAGGTTTAAACTCTCTGCAAAACAATGAAGAACCTGGAAGTGATGTTGAATGCAATACTGGAAACACatcagttagctcctctggatGTGCTGGACGCTTTGGCCATGAGGAACATCTGCAGAAACCCACTGGagtccaaaaaaaaaggaaaacatattGTTGCTCTGTTTGTGGTAAAGGATACACTCGGATTAAGTCCTTACGGATTCACTTGAGATTTCACTCAGAAGGAAATGGTTTCCCCTGCTCAGTTTGTAAAGCAATTTTCAAGAAGCCTAGCAGTTTGACCatacacatgagaatccacacaggggagaaaccatttagctgttCAGTTTGTGGTAAAAGATATGCACAAAAGGGAAATCTAAGACAACACTTGatcgcccacacacacaaaccatttAGTTGTTCAGTTTGTGGTAAAGGATTCTCTATGAATGAGACTTTAACGACTCACATGAGACTTCATTCAGAAAACGCCTCACCTGCTCAGTTTGTAAAATAG
- the LOC114559664 gene encoding zinc finger and SCAN domain-containing protein 2-like, with product MSKVQMLRAFVNQRLTAAAEEIFELFERTIAEYEEELGRSKEENERQQKLLDAVFNPQLRLQRADIQQLLVVKKEVPSEQQEWSSSLDQEDPEPPNIKEELWTSQERDELQGLEEADNKILFPLKSEEDDGEKTQSSQLYESQTEENREAERTEADGDEWRGLEPARYSDPDSPLQPATHDKTSDSSEPETDDSGDWEETREPQSGLNSLQNNEEPGSDVECNTGKTSVSSSGCAGSFDHEEHLQKPTGVQKKRKPYCCSVCGKGYTRKKALCSHMRLHSEGKGFPCSVCKAIFKTPSNLTIHMRIHTGEKPFSCSVCGKRFAQKGCLKPHMNVHTRDKPFSCSVCGKGFSLNKTLTTHMRLH from the exons ATGTCTAAAGTCCAAATGCTGAGAGCTTTTGTCAACCAGCGACTAActgcggctgctgaagagatatttgagctgtttgaaagaacgatagcagagtacgaggaggaaCTTGGTCGTTCAAAAGAGGAGAACGAGCGACAACAGAAACTACTGGACGCTGTTTTTAACCCTCAGCTTCGGTTACAAAGAGCAG ACATCcagcagctgttggtggttaaGAAAGAGGTTCCCTCTGAGCAGCAAGAGTGGAGCTCCAGTCTGGACCAGGAGGACCCAGAGCCCCcaaacattaaagaggaacTCTGGACCAGTCAGGAGAGAGAtgagcttcaagggctggaggaggctgataacAAGATCCTGTTCCCTCTGAAGAGTGAAGAAGATGATGGAGAGAAaactcagtcctcacagctttaCGAAAGCCAAACTGAGGagaacagagaggcagagagaacagaagctgatggagacgAATGGCGAGGACTAGAACCAGCCAGGTACTCGGATCCAGATAGTCCTTTACAACCAGCTACTCATGACAAGACTTCAGACTCCtctgaacctgagactgatgacagtggtGACTGGGAGGAGACTAGGGAACCTCAGTCAGGTTTAAACTCTCTGCAAAACAATGAAGAACCTGGAAGTGATGTTGAATGCAATACTGGAAAAACatcagttagctcctctggatGTGCTGGAAGCTTTGACCACGAGGAACATCTGCAGAAACCCACTGGAGtccaaaaaaagaggaaaccatATTGTTGCTCTGTTTGTGGTAAAGGATACACTCGGAAGAAGGCCTTATGTAGTCACATGAGACTTCATTCAGAAGGGAAAGGTTTCCCCTGCTCAGTTTGTAAAGCAATTTTCAAGACGCCTAGCAATTTGACCatacacatgagaatccacacaggggagaaaccatttagctgttCAGTTTGTGGTAAAAGATTTGCACAAAAGGGATGTCTTAAACCACACATGAATGTCCACACACGGGACAAACCATTTAGTTGTTCAGTTTGTGGTAAAGGATTCTCTCTGAATAAGACTTTAACGACCCACATGAGACTTCATTAA